In Opitutales bacterium, the following proteins share a genomic window:
- a CDS encoding ATP-binding cassette domain-containing protein, protein MVSLPKDEQWLLRVRGLQKIYGEPCSSTVQYTGPKFGSNICPETDAIVACAEVNFDLYPGEVLGVVGESGSGKSTLVQLLYFDNEATGGAVYFRDFEGGETNLLTISNQKKRYFRNHLMGMVYQNPRDGLNFRFSAGGNIAEKLLMAGNFHVVNIRTRASTLLDKTEVPVKRMDSMPGQFSGGMQQRVQISKAIANNPPLIFLDEVTTGLDVSVQAKVLDLIRGLQQELGISMIVVSHDLSVIRMLTDRTMVMKNGRIVEAGLTDQILQDPQHAYTQLLVSSLL, encoded by the coding sequence ATGGTTTCCCTTCCAAAAGACGAACAATGGCTGCTTCGGGTGCGAGGTCTGCAAAAGATCTACGGCGAGCCCTGCTCGAGCACCGTCCAATATACTGGACCCAAATTTGGCTCGAATATCTGTCCTGAGACCGACGCGATTGTGGCCTGTGCTGAGGTGAACTTCGACCTCTATCCGGGCGAAGTGCTTGGAGTCGTGGGCGAATCCGGCTCGGGTAAATCGACGCTAGTCCAACTGCTTTATTTCGATAACGAAGCGACAGGCGGCGCGGTCTATTTTCGCGATTTTGAGGGTGGGGAGACCAACCTATTGACGATTTCTAACCAAAAGAAACGTTACTTCCGCAATCACCTTATGGGGATGGTCTACCAAAATCCTCGCGACGGTCTAAACTTCCGCTTCTCGGCGGGAGGGAATATCGCGGAAAAACTCCTTATGGCGGGAAATTTCCATGTGGTTAATATCCGCACTCGCGCTAGCACTCTGCTCGATAAGACCGAGGTTCCTGTTAAACGCATGGATAGCATGCCTGGCCAGTTTTCCGGGGGCATGCAGCAGCGGGTGCAGATTTCCAAAGCCATTGCCAATAACCCTCCGCTGATCTTCCTCGACGAGGTTACGACGGGACTCGACGTATCGGTTCAAGCCAAAGTGCTCGATCTCATCCGCGGGCTGCAACAAGAGCTGGGGATTTCGATGATCGTCGTATCTCACGACCTCAGCGTCATCCGTATGCTGACGGACCGCACCATGGTCATGAAAAATGGCCGCATCGTCGAGGCTGGGCTGACCGATCAGATCCTCCAGGACCCCCAGCACGCCTATACTCAACTGCTTGTTAGCAGCCTCCTTTAA